A genome region from Cucurbita pepo subsp. pepo cultivar mu-cu-16 chromosome LG02, ASM280686v2, whole genome shotgun sequence includes the following:
- the LOC111788370 gene encoding mitochondrial zinc maintenance protein 1, mitochondrial codes for MVKGEVLSAYRALLRATKKSFAGDTLMLKESAAEVRRKFEESRHVTSDPEIRKLLEEAREASHFISNMIVQAKLTSRGGYEMKPSKEHAGATLEVPSEELLRRSK; via the exons ATGGTGAAAGGGGAAGTTCTAAGCGCCTACAGAGCGTTGCTCAGGGCAACCAAGAAGTCTTTCGCCGGCGATACCTTGATGCTGAAGGAGTCCGCTGCCGAGGTTCGTCGGAAGTTCGAAGAGAGCCGCCATGTGACTTCAGATCCCGAGATTCGTAAATTGCTCGAAGAAGCTCGggaggcctcccatttcatcTCTAATATGATCGTTCAGGCCAAGCTCACTTCTCGCGGCGGCTATG AAATGAAGCCGAGTAAAGAACATGCTGGTGCTACACTAGAAGTTCCTTCTGAAGAGCTTCTGCGCAGATCTAAATGA
- the LOC111788369 gene encoding uncharacterized protein LOC111788369, with product MSRRPLDSRQSIDSCTLKLHTWRPFHHLHSAPKTLDSDTHISPPTTSKPYYSSTALHTKRPCLSDRTTSFNVDAIDMSRLSLIDDDKPSIAAGPYTRRSFGLIARKRRRRGSRSVSGRSSDRSGTRRCCSVGASAAHGTCSDFPLAVGTDSSGELFVNGDANWSSDVSEAKNSRRERDEKDHHLGGGFSSNGGLDAQGNESGYGSEPGYRGDGEFGYGDEIDEEDEDARLLLWGERLGDSRMEIVGENTFSDQKSHHRCRRKKHECRMVDTLR from the exons ATGTCTCGCAGACCCCTAGATTCCCGCCAATCCATTGACTCCTGCACTCTCAAGCTCCATACCTGGAGACCCTTCCACCATCTCCACTCTGCTCCCAAAACCCTAGATTCCGACACCCATATCTCACCTCCCACAACTTCTAAACCCTACTACTCTTCCACCGCCCTTCACACCAAGCGCCCTTGTCTCTCCGATCGAACTACCTCTTTCAATGTCGACGCCATCGACATGTCCAGGTTGAGTTTGATTGACGACGACAAGCCTTCTATTGCTGCAGGGCCTTACACTCGTCGTAGCTTTGGATTGATCGCTAGGAAGCGGCGGCGACGTGGATCGAGGTCGGTTTCTGGGCGGAGTAGCGATCGGAGTGGGACGAGGCGGTGCTGCTCTGTTGGAGCTTCGGCTGCCCATGGGACTTGCTCCGATTTCCCTCTGGCGGTTGGGACTGATTCGAGTGGGGAGTTGTTTGTGAATGGGGATGCGAATTGGTCTTCTGATGTGAGTGAAGCCAAGAATTCGAGGAGGGAGAGAGATGAGAAGGATCATCATTTGGGAGGTGGGTTTAGTTCTAATGGAGGTCTTGATGCTCAGGGAAATGAATCTGGGTATGGTAGTGAACCTGGTTATCGTGGAGATGGTGAATTTGGGTATGGTGATGAGATCgatgaggaagatgaagatgcCAGATTGCTGTTGTGGGGTGAACGACTCGGAG ATTCTCGAATGGAAATTGTAGGAGAGAACACGTTTTCAGATCAGAAATCACACCATAGATGTCGCCGTAAGAAGCACGAATGTAGAATGGTCGACACCCTGAGGTGA